From the Montipora capricornis isolate CH-2021 chromosome 2, ASM3666992v2, whole genome shotgun sequence genome, one window contains:
- the LOC138023124 gene encoding carbohydrate sulfotransferase 10-like yields the protein MRLLGVKITNLIFLIVVCVLVVAIFSEFSSKFSSALMPTLQTMEPENVQLLEERQRERQNHLRKYCNSHKFTNASRDIAQKRLRYFMVNDKYKIVYCFIPKVACTQWNKVFLALDNRPDVTDRNVIHDAKNFKFLSRDYSAEEVDLRLRTYFKFVFVRDPLERLLSAYEDKIVRDRAWYFHDSYSKKILDYFNRFVDPSSDDKLTFKKFIYYISTIGFNEDRHWATYQNLCFPCDIQYDFIGHFNDMQEEATYILRQTGMDKAVTFPPFITRSNTTTKMLKNFATIPKAKIFELAKLFEKDYEMFNFHFPGVLSDLLRDFPK from the exons ATGCGCTTGCTTGGTGTAAAAATTACCAACCTCATATTCCTCATTGTGGTTTGTGTCTTGGTGGTAGCTATTTTCTCAG AGTTCTCTTCAAAATTCAGCTCAGCACTAATGCCAACCCTTCAAACG ATGGAACCGGAAAATGTCCAACTTTTGGAAGAGAGACAAAGAGAGCGACAAAATCACCTAAGGAAATATTGCAATTCACACAAATTCACCAATGCTTCGCGAGATATTGCCCAGAAAAGATTGAGATATTTTATGGTCAACGACAAATATAAAATAGTGTATTGCTTTATTCCTAAGGTGGCTTGTACTCAGTGGAATAAGGTGTTTTTGGCTCTCGACAACCGCCCGGATGTCACCGATAGAAATGTTATTCACGATGCTAAGAACTTTAAGTTTCTTAGTCGGGATTATTCTGCCGAGGAAGTTGATTTAAGGCTTCGAACCTACTTTAAATTCGTATTTGTTCGTGATCCCCTGGAGAGGCTGTTGTCGGCCTATGAAGACAAGATAGTACGTGATCGGGCATGGTATTTTCATGATTCGTATTCAAAGAAAATACTAGACTACTTCAATCGCTTCGTAGATCCGAGTTCAGACGACAAGTTAACATTTAAAAAGTTTATATACTACATAAGTACCATTGGATTCAATGAGGACCGTCACTGGGCAACCTACCAGAACCTTTGTTTTCCTTGCGACATACAATACGACTTCATTGGCCACTTCAATGATATGCAAGAAGAGGCTACCTACATTCTTCGACAAACTGGAATGGATAAAGCAGTGACTTTTCCACCTTTTATCACCCGTAGTAATACAACGactaaaatgctaaaaaatttCGCAACGATTCCCAAAGCTAAGATTTTTGAGCTTGCCAAGCTCTTTGAGAAGGATTATGAAATGTTCAATTTCCACTTCCCAGGAGTTTTATCTGATCTCCTGCgagatttcccaaaatga
- the LOC138023138 gene encoding carbohydrate sulfotransferase 11-like, which translates to MVNEKYKVLYCYIPKVACTQWNKVFLALKERPNVHLDIHNPGNYKWLNKGYSDEEIKWRLQTYFKFVFVREPFERLLSAYQDKFVETPDIHYMERYATKIIDNFKHYTDRSSDKELTFKKFIYYITSIGFNNDRHWATYERLCLPCHIQYDFIGHFNDMQEEARYVLRRTGMDKEVTFSPFLSHNTSSKMLANFATIPKAKILQLAKLFEKDYQMFNYPFPGVLSDLLGDITS; encoded by the coding sequence ATGGTAAACGAGAAGTATAAAGTACTGTATTGCTATATCCCTAAGGTGGCGTGTACTCAGTGGAATAAAGTATTTTTGGCTCTCAAAGAACGCCCGAATGTCCACCTTGACATTCACAATCCAGGAAACTACAAGTGGCTTAATAAAGGTTATTCTGACGAGGAAATTAAATGGAGGCTCCAAACTTACTTCAAATTTGTATTCGTTCGTGAGCCTTTCGAAAGGTTGCTGTCAGCCTACCAAGACAAGTTTGTTGAGACGCCAGATATACATTACATGGAAAGATATGCAACCAAGATTATAGACAACTTCAAGCACTACACAGATCGCAGTTCAGACAAAGAGTTAACATTTAAGAAATTCATATACTACATAACGAGCATTGGGTTCAACAACGATCGTCACTGGGCAACGTACGAAAGGCTCTGTCTTCCTTGCCATATACAGTACGACTTCATTGGTCATTTCAACGACATGCAAGAAGAAGCTCGGTACGTTCTCCGACGGACAGGAATGGACAAAGAAGTGACTTTTTCGCCTTTTCTTAGCCATAATACGTCGAGTAAAATGCTGGCGAATTTCGCTACGATTCCCAAAGCTAAGATTCTTCAGCTTGCTAAGCTCTTTGAGAAGGATTATCAAATGTTCAATTACCCCTTTCCAGGAGTTCTGTCAGACCTTCTGGGAGATATTACGAGTTAA